One window from the genome of Drosophila albomicans strain 15112-1751.03 chromosome 2L, ASM965048v2, whole genome shotgun sequence encodes:
- the LOC117563208 gene encoding sex-regulated protein janus-B: MDMFRKLIVPTWRPTLCATRNFCCPDQVSKLVGFPEIKMGVGKLKYILAKVYIHGEEAHAKTVIRAVSSAKYHLKIYDALRKEAATKNLCTQCLGGGTIDHNLEKRFIKISGHSQTLGRADHDETKSILSDKYSDYKIHSESAPSD, translated from the exons atggACATGTTTCGAAAATTAATTGTTCCCACATGGAGACCAACCCTTTGTG CTACACGCAACTTCTGCTGCCCTGATCAGGTGTCGAAACTTGTTGGCTTTCCGGAGATTAAGATGGGAGTTGGGaaactcaaatatattttagccAAAGTATATATTCATGGTGAGGAAGCTCATGCTAAGACGGTGATTCGTGCTGTGAGTTCAGCTAAATACCATC taaaaaTTTACGATGCGCTGCGAAAGGAAGCAGCTACCAAAAATCTTTGCACTCAATGCTTGGGAGGTGGAACTATAGATCATAATTTGGAGAAACGTTTCATTAAAATCTCTGGTCACTCTCAGACTTTGGGCAGAGCGGATCATGACGAAACCAAATCCATTCTGTCTGACAAATACTCAGACTATAAAATTCATTCTGAATCTGCACCCTCTGACTGA
- the LOC117578403 gene encoding protein rolling stone has protein sequence MTKLQVIVHPVRKEFRRKRCGFDHDTPDDFVKSQWQTCTKSMAYLFYRWFMALFFIGVVIESMWPQADDETSYWLYFIYMTNWGIWMCMLTNLLGAILVTIWHYHPEYSDKLLNMEAWLSPFRIYWSMHIITLVLSIVITIIYWSILYDANESALDATNVLTHGFNSICMFIDLWIVAHPLRLLHAFLPVVFGVIYAIFSYIYQMCGGINKKGKPYIYHVIDWSQPKNAFITVLGVLVLSCCIYALLFVFFKLRLFLSRSCRQGSFVLPTTSSKQSGKAVDDKQTTQNGIQHSSSRISMVLGNYAGYENQAYSPSTGDPAPKN, from the exons ATGACGAAGCTTCAAGTAATTGTTCATCCAGTAAGGAAAGAATTTCGACGTAAACGTTGCGGCTTTGATCATGATACTCCCGATGATTTTGTCAAGTCCCAG TGGCAAACCTGTACAAAGAGCATGGCGTATTTATTCTATCGCTGGTTTATGGCTCTCTTCTTTATTGGCGTCGTCATCGAGTCCATGTGGCCCCAGGCCGATGATGAGACTAGCTACTGGCTTTACTTCATCTATATGACTAATTGGGGCATTTGGATGTGTATGTTAACCAATTTGCTTGGGGCCATACTGGTTACCATATGGCACTATCATCCAGAGTATTCGG ATAAACTTCTTAATATGGAGGCTTGGTTGAGTCCATTTCGAATTTACTGGAGCATGCATATTATAACGCTGGTACTATCAATAGTTATCACTATCATCTATTGGAGCATTCTTTATGATG CTAATGAAAGTGCATTGGATGCTACCAATGTTCTTACCCATGGCTTCAACTCGATTTGCATGTTCATCGACCTCTGGATTGTGGCCCATCCATTGCGATTACTTCACGCATTCCTCCCAGTCGTGTTCGGTGTTATCTATGCCATCTTTTcgtatatataccaaatgtgcGGCGGCATTAACAA GAAGGGGAAACCTTATATCTATCACGTGATTGACTGGAGTCAACCAAAAAATGCATTCATTACCGTCTTGGGAGTCCTGGTGCTCTCCTGCTGTATCTATGCCCTGCTCTTCGTCTTCTTCAAGCTGCGACTCTTCCTTTCACGCAGTTGCCGCCAGGGCAGCTTCGTGCTGCCAACGACGAGTAGCAAACAGTCTGGCAAGGCTGTCGATGACAAGCAGACAACGCAGAATGGTATTCAGCATTCGTCCTCAAGGATCTCCATGGTATTGGGCAACTATGCTGGATATGAGAATCAGGCCTATTCTCCAAGCACTGGAGATCCGGCTCCAAAGAATTAA